In Arsenicicoccus sp. oral taxon 190, the following are encoded in one genomic region:
- a CDS encoding J-domain-containing protein: protein MDPHHVETIAERRIREAQERGELDNLPGAGKPLPSLDRPYREDWWINGLIEREQLDMTGAMNPTMALRKEAHDMPQTLRDVPREESVRAIVEDYNRRVKLDRLRPAAGPQMPPIAKVLDVEELVAVWREHRRLAEAQARLRSEEERRAREQAEADRRAAVWWRRIQRTYRR from the coding sequence ATGGACCCGCACCACGTCGAGACCATCGCGGAGAGGCGCATCCGGGAGGCCCAGGAGCGTGGGGAGCTCGACAACCTCCCCGGCGCCGGCAAGCCGCTGCCCAGCCTCGACCGGCCCTATCGCGAGGACTGGTGGATCAACGGGCTGATCGAGCGCGAGCAGCTCGACATGACGGGCGCGATGAACCCGACCATGGCGCTGCGCAAGGAAGCCCACGACATGCCGCAGACGCTGCGGGACGTCCCGCGCGAGGAGTCGGTGCGCGCGATCGTCGAGGACTACAACCGGCGCGTGAAGCTCGACCGGCTGCGCCCGGCGGCCGGTCCCCAGATGCCGCCCATCGCCAAGGTCCTCGACGTCGAGGAGCTGGTGGCCGTATGGCGCGAGCACCGCCGTCTCGCGGAGGCACAGGCCCGGCTGCGCTCGGAGGAGGAGCGGCGTGCGCGGGAGCAGGCCGAGGCCGACCGTCGCGCCGCCGTCTGGTGGCGCCGCATCCAGCGAACCTACCGCCGGTAG
- the cimA gene encoding citramalate synthase yields the protein MGDRPALQVYDTTLRDGAQQEGLHLTVQDKIAIARHLDELGVGFIEGGWPGANPRDTEFFAGARDLRLQHAVLTAFGATRKAGGQAHSDAQVRALLDSGAPAITLVAKAHTRHVEQALRTTLAENLAMIRDTVTFLVGEGRRVFLDAEHFFDGYQLDRDYALEAVRAAVESGAEVVALCDTNGGMLPSRIADVVDDVTRSTGAPLGIHCHNDTGCAVANSLAAVDAGVVQVQGTVNGYGERTGNADLLTIISNLQLKLDRPVVADAQLAEASRISHSISEITNITPYGRQPYVGSSAFAHKAGLHASALKVDPDLYQHTDPSSVGNRMRTLVSDMAGRASIELRARELGLDLSGQGEVQARIVALVKDLELRGWTFDAADASFELLLRREVTGEPISYCEVESWRVIAEARGDGVAVSEATVKLRAGGRRLVATGEGNGPVNALDEGLRNALVGVYPEIDGVELVDYKVRILDSAHGSDAITRVLIEMADDNQSWTTVGVAANIVEASWMALLDGLTYGLHSAGVPVR from the coding sequence ATGGGAGACCGGCCCGCACTGCAGGTCTACGACACCACCCTGCGCGACGGCGCGCAGCAGGAGGGTCTGCACCTGACCGTCCAGGACAAGATCGCGATCGCGCGGCACCTGGACGAGCTGGGCGTGGGGTTCATCGAGGGCGGCTGGCCGGGCGCCAACCCGCGCGACACCGAGTTCTTCGCCGGGGCACGGGATCTGCGGCTGCAGCACGCCGTGCTGACGGCCTTCGGCGCCACCCGCAAGGCGGGCGGTCAGGCGCACAGCGACGCCCAGGTGCGGGCCTTGCTCGACTCCGGCGCGCCGGCCATCACCCTCGTCGCCAAGGCCCACACCCGGCACGTGGAGCAGGCGCTGCGCACCACGCTCGCGGAGAACCTCGCGATGATCCGCGACACCGTGACCTTCCTCGTCGGGGAGGGGCGGCGGGTGTTCCTCGACGCCGAGCACTTCTTCGACGGCTACCAGCTGGACCGCGACTACGCGCTGGAGGCGGTGCGTGCCGCGGTCGAGTCCGGCGCCGAGGTGGTCGCCCTGTGCGACACCAACGGCGGCATGCTGCCGTCCCGGATCGCCGACGTGGTCGATGACGTGACCCGCAGCACCGGCGCCCCGCTCGGGATCCACTGCCACAACGACACCGGCTGCGCCGTCGCCAACTCCCTCGCCGCGGTCGACGCGGGCGTCGTGCAGGTGCAGGGCACCGTCAACGGGTATGGCGAGCGCACCGGCAACGCCGACCTGCTCACCATCATCAGCAACCTGCAGCTCAAGCTCGACCGGCCCGTCGTGGCCGACGCCCAGCTGGCCGAGGCCTCGCGGATCTCCCACTCCATCAGCGAGATCACCAACATCACCCCCTACGGCCGGCAGCCCTACGTCGGGTCCTCGGCGTTCGCCCACAAGGCGGGGTTGCACGCGTCGGCGCTCAAGGTCGACCCCGACCTCTACCAGCACACCGACCCCTCCTCGGTCGGCAACCGGATGCGAACCCTGGTGTCCGACATGGCCGGTCGCGCGTCGATCGAGCTGCGGGCCCGCGAGCTCGGGCTGGACCTGTCGGGTCAGGGGGAGGTGCAGGCGCGGATCGTGGCGCTGGTCAAGGACCTCGAGCTGCGCGGCTGGACCTTCGACGCCGCCGACGCGTCCTTCGAGCTGCTGCTGCGCCGGGAGGTGACGGGCGAACCGATCTCCTACTGCGAGGTCGAGTCCTGGCGGGTCATCGCCGAGGCGCGCGGCGACGGGGTGGCCGTGTCGGAGGCGACGGTCAAGCTGCGGGCGGGTGGCCGCCGGCTCGTGGCCACCGGCGAGGGCAACGGGCCCGTCAACGCGCTCGACGAGGGGCTGCGCAACGCCCTCGTCGGCGTCTACCCCGAGATCGACGGCGTCGAGCTGGTGGACTACAAGGTCCGCATCCTCGACTCCGCGCACGGCTCGGACGCCATCACCCGCGTGCTCATCGAGATGGCCGACGACAACCAGTCGTGGACCACGGTGGGCGTGGCGGCCAACATCGTCGAGGCGTCGTGGATGGCGCTGCTGGACGGGCTGACCTACGGGCTGCACAGCGCCGGGGTCCCCGTCCGCTGA
- a CDS encoding gamma-glutamyl-gamma-aminobutyrate hydrolase family protein → MSPRSDLRVVALTTYVEDVTRAPWVDQPSAVLPRDYTLAVERAGALPVLLVPRLDVTPQVVAGWLDRVDALIISGGVDVEASRYGAQPHPSVQEARPDRDETELLLVAEARRRGLPLLGICRGMQVMAVEAGGTLEQHVPDRVGHDEHSPAPGVFGTHDVSVRPGSRLAALVGERAQVPTYHHQSVLTHPGYEATAWAADGTLEAMEDPAADFCLAVQWHPEAGTDPALFDALVAAARR, encoded by the coding sequence ATGTCACCCCGCTCTGACCTGCGGGTCGTCGCCCTGACGACGTATGTCGAGGACGTCACCCGCGCGCCGTGGGTCGACCAGCCGTCCGCGGTGCTGCCCCGCGACTACACCCTCGCGGTCGAGCGGGCGGGCGCGCTGCCCGTCCTGCTCGTGCCGCGGCTCGACGTCACCCCGCAGGTTGTCGCGGGGTGGCTGGACCGCGTCGACGCCCTGATCATCAGCGGTGGCGTCGACGTCGAGGCGAGCCGGTATGGCGCGCAACCCCACCCGTCGGTGCAGGAGGCCCGCCCGGACCGCGACGAGACCGAGCTGCTGCTGGTCGCCGAGGCCCGGCGGCGCGGCCTGCCGCTGCTCGGGATCTGCCGGGGCATGCAGGTCATGGCGGTGGAGGCGGGTGGGACGCTGGAGCAGCACGTGCCCGACCGGGTCGGGCACGACGAGCACTCGCCGGCGCCAGGGGTCTTCGGGACGCACGACGTGTCGGTGCGGCCCGGCTCGAGGCTCGCCGCGCTGGTCGGGGAGCGGGCGCAGGTGCCGACCTACCACCACCAGTCGGTGCTGACCCACCCCGGCTACGAGGCGACGGCGTGGGCGGCGGACGGCACCCTCGAGGCCATGGAGGACCCGGCCGCGGACTTCTGCCTCGCGGTGCAGTGGCACCCCGAGGCGGGCACCGACCCTGCCCTCTTCGACGCGCTCGTGGCGGCCGCGAGGCGGTGA
- a CDS encoding 3-oxoacyl-ACP reductase — MGARLEGKVAVVTGGCSGIGLATVRRFAEEGARVVIGDLDTTNGPRVAQEVDGLFVACDVTDAEQVEALFKAAFDTYGSVDVAFNNAGISPPEDDSILTTDLEAWRRVQEVNLTSVYLCCKAALPYMLEQKHGSIINTASFVAVMGAATSQISYTASKGGVLSMSRELGVQFAREGVRVNALCPGPVNTPLLQELFAKDPERAARRMVHIPMGRFAEPEELANAVVFLASDESSFITASQFLVDGGIAGAYVTPL; from the coding sequence ATGGGTGCTCGACTCGAAGGAAAGGTCGCCGTCGTCACGGGCGGCTGCAGCGGCATCGGCCTGGCGACCGTGCGACGGTTCGCCGAGGAGGGGGCGAGGGTCGTGATCGGCGACCTCGACACCACCAACGGTCCGCGCGTCGCGCAGGAGGTCGACGGGCTCTTCGTGGCGTGCGACGTGACGGACGCCGAGCAGGTGGAGGCGTTGTTCAAGGCCGCGTTCGACACCTACGGCTCGGTCGACGTCGCCTTCAACAACGCCGGCATCTCCCCGCCCGAGGACGACTCGATCCTCACCACCGACCTCGAGGCATGGCGCCGGGTGCAGGAGGTCAACCTCACCAGCGTCTACCTCTGCTGCAAGGCCGCGCTGCCCTACATGCTGGAGCAGAAGCACGGATCCATCATCAACACAGCCTCGTTCGTCGCCGTGATGGGGGCCGCGACCTCCCAGATCTCCTACACCGCGAGCAAGGGCGGGGTGCTGTCGATGTCGCGCGAGCTCGGTGTGCAGTTCGCGCGCGAGGGGGTGCGCGTCAACGCGCTGTGCCCCGGGCCGGTCAACACCCCGCTGCTGCAGGAGCTCTTCGCCAAGGACCCCGAGCGGGCCGCGCGCCGGATGGTCCACATCCCCATGGGCCGATTCGCCGAGCCGGAGGAGCTCGCCAACGCCGTGGTCTTCCTCGCCAGCGACGAGTCCTCCTTCATCACGGCCTCGCAGTTCCTGGTCGACGGCGGCATCGCGGGCGCCTATGTCACCCCGCTCTGA